The Lentisphaera araneosa HTCC2155 genome has a window encoding:
- a CDS encoding DUF1456 family protein, with amino-acid sequence MDANTVLKKIGIAFNLQKRDLLDIFELAGYDVNSSQVGAFMVAPSHKNFKKMEDAVLIDFLDALILYSRGTKEEPNVPPFAILNAIQSLAERGNSEALSAIDDCTSKAREAMESGVFED; translated from the coding sequence ATGGACGCAAATACAGTCTTAAAGAAAATTGGCATTGCTTTTAATTTACAGAAAAGGGACTTGTTGGATATCTTCGAGTTGGCAGGCTACGATGTGAATTCTAGCCAGGTGGGTGCTTTTATGGTGGCGCCTAGTCATAAGAACTTTAAAAAGATGGAAGATGCGGTTTTAATCGATTTTCTAGATGCTCTCATTCTTTACTCTCGTGGGACAAAGGAAGAGCCTAATGTGCCACCATTCGCTATATTAAACGCGATCCAATCTTTGGCAGAGCGCGGAAATTCGGAAGCTTTGAGTGCTATTGATGATTGCACATCCAAGGCTCGGGAAGCTATGGAATCAGGGGTTTTTGAAGATTAA
- the metK gene encoding methionine adenosyltransferase produces MSKIHTTHIFTSESVSEGHPDKVSDQISDAILDACLEQDSASRVACETLVTTDLVVIAGEITTNAKIDYEAIARKVISDIGYVSDGIGFDSATCEVQVRVHEQSADIAQGVDEGAGLHAEQGAGDQGMMFGYASNETEALMPAPVYYSHKILEKLADVRKNNPDYAFLLPDSKSQVSIRYENGKPAAVTAVVVSHQHREEMDIAQLEQIVKQVVSEVIPADLLQEEIVYHINPTGKFVIGGPHGDCGLTGRKIIVDTYGGVGSHGGGAFSGKDPSKVDRSAAYYSRYVAKNIVAAGLAEKCEIQVAYAIGVPYPISVNVDTYGTGTLEDDKDLEAIVSQVFSMKPADLISELKLKTPSNWKYQQSAAYGHFGRDIFPWEQMTKVAELKAAAGV; encoded by the coding sequence ATGAGTAAAATACATACAACACATATCTTCACTTCAGAGTCAGTTTCTGAAGGCCACCCCGATAAAGTTTCTGATCAGATTTCTGATGCTATTCTCGACGCGTGCCTGGAGCAAGATTCTGCGAGCCGTGTGGCTTGTGAAACATTAGTGACGACAGATCTCGTTGTTATTGCAGGTGAAATCACGACAAATGCAAAGATTGATTACGAAGCGATTGCTCGCAAAGTTATCAGTGACATCGGTTATGTTTCTGACGGTATCGGTTTTGATTCGGCAACTTGCGAAGTCCAAGTTAGAGTTCACGAACAATCTGCGGATATCGCACAAGGTGTTGATGAGGGCGCTGGCCTTCACGCTGAGCAGGGTGCCGGTGACCAGGGTATGATGTTTGGTTATGCTTCAAACGAAACTGAAGCACTTATGCCTGCGCCTGTCTACTACTCACATAAAATTTTAGAGAAGCTTGCAGATGTTAGAAAAAATAATCCTGATTACGCATTCTTATTACCGGATTCAAAAAGCCAAGTTTCCATTCGTTACGAAAACGGTAAGCCAGCTGCAGTGACTGCAGTGGTTGTTTCTCATCAGCACAGAGAAGAGATGGATATCGCTCAATTAGAGCAGATCGTTAAGCAAGTGGTTTCAGAGGTTATCCCTGCTGACCTTCTTCAAGAAGAAATTGTTTACCATATCAACCCAACGGGTAAATTCGTTATTGGTGGGCCTCATGGTGACTGTGGTTTGACTGGTCGTAAAATCATCGTAGATACATATGGTGGTGTTGGTTCACATGGTGGTGGTGCTTTCTCTGGTAAAGACCCTTCAAAAGTTGACCGTTCTGCAGCTTACTATAGCCGTTATGTAGCAAAAAATATTGTTGCTGCTGGTTTAGCTGAAAAATGTGAAATTCAAGTCGCTTACGCCATTGGTGTTCCTTACCCAATTTCAGTTAATGTTGACACTTACGGTACGGGTACGCTTGAAGATGATAAGGATCTCGAAGCGATTGTAAGCCAAGTTTTCTCAATGAAGCCTGCTGACCTAATTTCTGAACTTAAATTGAAGACTCCTTCAAACTGGAAATATCAGCAATCAGCTGCTTATGGCCACTTTGGTCGCGATATTTTCCCTTGGGAGCAAATGACTAAAGTTGCAGAGCTTAAAGCAGCTGCAGGGGTTTAA
- a CDS encoding adenosine kinase gives MSAKFIGAGSPLVDVLGRVDDAFVDSVGGEKGGMIMVDHNEMDSIIDSLANPEVAPGGSASNTLIGLMKLGESGAFLGKVGRDQRGDYFVESFESAGGSAHAFKSCAFTPTGTCISLVTPDAQRTLRTHLGAAATLAVDEVSKADFENCTHAHLEGYMLFNYDLTIKTLHAAKEAGCTVSLDLAAFEVVQANAEVLGEILDQYIDMVFANEDEAKAWCGSEDPQVALDSLSKYCDVVAVKLGPEGAWVRKGEETVFVNSYKVEAVDTTGAGDLWASGFLYGLYNDYGLEKSAKLGAKTGSEVVQIMGAVIPEAGWDRIKTFLNEL, from the coding sequence ATGTCGGCAAAATTTATTGGCGCTGGTTCACCATTAGTTGATGTTCTTGGTCGTGTTGATGATGCTTTCGTCGACAGCGTAGGTGGTGAAAAGGGCGGAATGATTATGGTTGATCACAATGAGATGGACTCTATTATTGATTCTCTAGCAAACCCAGAAGTGGCTCCAGGTGGATCTGCATCAAATACTTTGATTGGATTGATGAAGCTTGGTGAGAGTGGTGCTTTCTTAGGTAAAGTTGGTCGTGATCAGCGCGGTGATTATTTTGTAGAAAGTTTCGAAAGCGCCGGTGGTTCAGCACATGCATTTAAATCCTGTGCTTTTACTCCTACAGGTACATGTATATCTTTGGTTACTCCAGATGCCCAAAGAACCCTTCGTACTCATTTGGGCGCGGCTGCAACTTTAGCAGTCGATGAAGTCAGTAAAGCAGATTTTGAGAACTGTACTCATGCGCACCTCGAAGGTTACATGCTTTTTAATTATGATCTCACGATCAAGACACTTCATGCAGCAAAAGAAGCGGGCTGTACAGTTAGTCTTGATTTAGCGGCTTTTGAAGTGGTTCAAGCGAACGCAGAAGTTTTGGGAGAAATCCTTGATCAATATATTGATATGGTTTTTGCTAACGAAGATGAAGCCAAGGCTTGGTGTGGTAGCGAAGATCCACAAGTCGCTCTTGATAGCCTATCTAAATACTGTGATGTTGTTGCCGTTAAACTTGGTCCTGAAGGGGCTTGGGTTAGGAAAGGTGAGGAAACAGTATTTGTAAATTCTTATAAAGTAGAGGCAGTTGATACAACTGGTGCTGGTGACCTTTGGGCTTCTGGTTTTCTCTACGGTCTGTACAATGATTATGGACTTGAAAAAAGTGCAAAACTGGGCGCCAAAACTGGTTCGGAAGTTGTACAAATCATGGGCGCCGTTATTCCCGAGGCTGGATGGGATAGAATTAAAACATTTTTAAATGAACTATAA
- the ahcY gene encoding adenosylhomocysteinase: MSFSDYKIADISLAEFGRKELDIAEHEMPGLIATREKYGEEQPLKGLKIMGSLHMTIQTAVLIETLTALGADVRWCSCNIFSTQDHAAAAIAAAETPVFAWKGETLEEYWECTYKALTWPDGSGPDQIVDDGGDSTMLIHLGVKAEAGDVAFLETPGSEEEQVLFNLIKRILKEKPGHWTEVAKKVVGVSEETTTGVHRLIQMEERGELLFQAINVNDSVTKSKFDNVYGCRHSLVDGIKRAMDVLLSGKVAMVCGFGDVGKGSAESLVNERARVLVSEVDPICALQACMTGYEVTTVEDALPVADIYVTTTGNKDIITAAHMANMKDQAIVCNIGHFDNEIQMAELESTPGVVKMSVKTDDIPGGPVDKYTFADGRSIYVLAAGRLINLGCATGHPSFVMSNSFTNQTIAQIDIAKNADRKIGVTRLSKELDEEVARLHLGKLGAKLTTLSQEQADYISVPVEGPYKPEHYRY; the protein is encoded by the coding sequence ATGAGTTTTTCAGATTATAAAATTGCCGACATCTCTCTTGCAGAGTTTGGTCGTAAAGAACTAGATATTGCAGAACACGAGATGCCAGGTTTAATAGCAACACGTGAAAAATACGGCGAAGAGCAACCGCTTAAAGGTTTGAAAATCATGGGTTCACTCCACATGACAATTCAAACTGCAGTTCTCATCGAAACTCTTACAGCTCTTGGTGCAGATGTACGTTGGTGTTCTTGTAACATCTTCTCGACTCAAGACCACGCGGCAGCAGCTATTGCAGCAGCTGAAACTCCAGTATTTGCTTGGAAGGGTGAAACTTTAGAAGAGTACTGGGAATGTACTTACAAAGCTTTAACTTGGCCTGATGGTTCTGGTCCGGATCAAATTGTTGATGATGGTGGCGATTCAACTATGCTCATTCACCTTGGTGTAAAAGCAGAAGCTGGCGATGTGGCTTTCCTCGAGACTCCGGGTAGCGAAGAAGAGCAAGTTCTTTTCAATCTTATTAAGCGCATTCTTAAAGAGAAGCCAGGTCACTGGACAGAAGTTGCCAAGAAAGTTGTTGGTGTTTCAGAAGAAACAACTACAGGTGTTCACCGTCTTATTCAGATGGAAGAAAGAGGCGAGCTTCTTTTCCAGGCGATCAATGTAAATGACTCAGTAACTAAATCGAAATTCGATAATGTTTACGGTTGCCGTCACTCACTCGTAGATGGTATTAAACGTGCGATGGACGTGCTTCTTTCTGGTAAAGTAGCTATGGTTTGTGGTTTTGGTGATGTGGGTAAAGGTTCTGCGGAATCGCTCGTTAATGAGCGTGCTCGAGTTCTCGTTTCTGAAGTTGATCCCATTTGCGCTCTTCAAGCTTGTATGACGGGTTACGAAGTGACTACAGTTGAAGATGCTCTTCCGGTTGCTGACATCTACGTAACAACTACGGGTAATAAAGATATCATTACAGCTGCGCATATGGCTAATATGAAAGACCAAGCCATTGTTTGTAATATTGGTCACTTTGATAACGAGATCCAAATGGCTGAGCTTGAATCAACGCCTGGTGTTGTAAAAATGTCAGTTAAGACAGACGATATTCCTGGTGGACCTGTAGATAAATATACTTTCGCTGACGGACGTTCTATCTATGTTCTCGCAGCTGGTCGTTTAATTAACCTCGGTTGTGCAACTGGTCACCCAAGTTTTGTAATGTCTAACAGCTTCACTAACCAAACGATTGCTCAGATTGATATTGCGAAGAACGCAGATCGCAAAATCGGTGTTACTCGTCTCAGTAAAGAGCTCGACGAAGAAGTTGCTCGTTTACACTTGGGTAAACTAGGTGCAAAATTAACGACTCTCAGTCAAGAGCAAGCTGATTATATTAGCGTTCCAGTTGAAGGTCCTTATAAGCCTGAGCATTACCGCTACTAA